A portion of the Edaphobacter lichenicola genome contains these proteins:
- a CDS encoding DUF2490 domain-containing protein, protein MANLEHLIRLKEGVAARNQSGNEDRDSAPNLREADLGATRVGLHAIQRQKTQLMAQRTAKRPSLHRLLVIVSLSIAVLLIFAPTLQAQYVDSGTWFGGYATGKLPRSMNNPNGSWRVWMDGQLRFGDDSSRFSQGLVRPGIGYSLNKAWSLWAGYAYVRTDQPYALKPSTENRIWEQVNWQHLVGSTDLSSRTRLEQRFNSAGTGTGVRLREMGKLIQPLGAKKIWLVAMSDEMFVNLNSTNFGARSGADRNRAFIGPGINLGRTIRTEVGYMNQYIFNNNGPDRVDNIFSVNAFWNFSHSAPPEE, encoded by the coding sequence ATGGCAAATCTCGAACATCTCATCAGACTCAAGGAAGGCGTAGCGGCCCGGAATCAATCGGGGAACGAAGATCGTGATAGTGCGCCAAACCTGCGCGAGGCTGATCTTGGTGCAACGCGCGTCGGTCTGCATGCTATCCAGAGACAGAAAACTCAACTGATGGCGCAACGCACAGCCAAAAGGCCAAGCCTGCACCGTCTCCTCGTAATCGTTTCCTTGTCCATTGCAGTCTTGCTCATTTTTGCTCCAACACTTCAAGCACAGTACGTTGACTCGGGGACGTGGTTCGGAGGCTATGCGACGGGGAAGCTTCCGCGGTCGATGAACAATCCGAACGGTTCATGGCGGGTGTGGATGGATGGACAGTTGCGGTTCGGAGACGACTCGAGCCGCTTTTCGCAGGGACTGGTACGACCGGGTATCGGCTATTCGCTGAATAAAGCCTGGTCGCTTTGGGCTGGCTATGCCTACGTCCGCACAGACCAGCCATATGCGCTAAAACCGTCGACTGAAAACCGTATCTGGGAGCAGGTGAATTGGCAGCATCTCGTCGGCAGTACGGATCTTTCGTCGCGAACCCGTCTCGAGCAGCGATTCAATAGCGCTGGCACCGGCACCGGGGTGCGTCTCCGGGAAATGGGCAAGCTGATACAGCCGCTGGGTGCGAAAAAGATCTGGCTGGTCGCTATGTCCGACGAGATGTTCGTCAACCTGAACAGCACTAACTTCGGAGCCCGGTCAGGAGCGGACAGGAATCGGGCCTTCATCGGCCCAGGCATTAACCTCGGTAGAACGATCCGCACAGAGGTGGGCTACATGAATCAATACATCTTCAACAACAACGGTCCCGACCGCGTCGACAACATCTTCTCCGTAAATGCCTTCTGGAACTTCTCCCACAGCGCACCTCCTGAGGAGTGA
- a CDS encoding DUF6677 family protein → MRHKVLGFPFCSGVCGEERAEIEREVKDEDKLVSSRLTMTTNVQAQARVAGKSSSMPTMVLIAGWLIPGAGHLMQRKWIRGGLIMVSIIAMFTIGLALKGKVYTPNTGDLLDILNFAGDLGNGILYVLARIFDLGQVTVQVATADYGTKFMVVAGLLNIISAVDAHSLATGRKRS, encoded by the coding sequence ATGCGTCATAAAGTTCTGGGTTTTCCATTTTGCAGCGGCGTCTGTGGCGAAGAGCGGGCGGAGATCGAGAGGGAGGTCAAGGATGAGGACAAACTGGTATCATCAAGATTGACAATGACGACGAACGTACAAGCGCAGGCACGGGTTGCTGGCAAGTCTTCTTCGATGCCGACGATGGTCTTGATCGCCGGCTGGCTGATTCCCGGCGCGGGGCATCTGATGCAGCGCAAGTGGATTCGCGGAGGCCTCATCATGGTCTCGATCATCGCGATGTTTACCATCGGGCTCGCGCTGAAGGGCAAGGTCTACACGCCGAACACCGGTGATCTGCTCGACATCCTGAACTTTGCGGGCGATCTTGGCAATGGCATTCTTTACGTCCTGGCCCGCATCTTCGATCTGGGCCAGGTGACCGTGCAGGTTGCCACGGCTGACTATGGCACCAAGTTCATGGTGGTGGCCGGTCTGTTGAATATCATCTCCGCCGTCGACGCGCACTCGCTGGCAACCGGGAGGAAGCGCTCGTGA
- a CDS encoding slipin family protein has translation MMSLPLLFAVVIVVLYLANSLNILKEYERGVIFRLGRVKQAAAGPGIIWIFRPLDQIVRVSLRQEAMEVPAQDVITRDNVTLKVNAVITLRVVDPTKAVIEVANYIYQTSQFAQTTLRSVLGEVDLDGLLAHREALNIRIQTIIDGHTAPFGVKVVSVEVKQVDMPESMLRAMAKQAEAERERRAKIIHAEGEFNAAAKLVEAAQLMATQPMTLQLRYLQTLTEIGVEKNTTIVFPLPMELMNLFNKTFTPDAALEKKV, from the coding sequence ATGATGTCTCTCCCGCTCCTCTTTGCCGTCGTCATCGTCGTTCTCTATCTGGCCAACTCCCTCAATATTCTGAAAGAGTATGAACGAGGCGTCATCTTCCGGCTGGGCAGGGTCAAGCAGGCGGCGGCCGGACCGGGTATCATCTGGATCTTCCGCCCCCTCGACCAGATCGTGCGCGTAAGCCTTCGCCAGGAGGCGATGGAGGTCCCGGCGCAGGACGTCATCACGCGCGACAACGTCACCCTGAAGGTGAACGCCGTCATCACGCTTCGCGTCGTCGATCCGACGAAGGCCGTGATCGAAGTGGCAAATTACATCTACCAAACCTCCCAGTTTGCCCAGACCACCCTGCGCTCTGTCCTGGGCGAAGTCGACCTGGACGGCCTGCTCGCACACCGCGAGGCCCTCAATATTCGTATCCAGACCATCATCGATGGGCACACCGCCCCCTTCGGCGTCAAAGTCGTCTCGGTCGAGGTCAAACAGGTGGATATGCCTGAATCTATGCTCCGCGCCATGGCCAAACAAGCCGAGGCCGAACGCGAGCGCCGCGCCAAGATTATCCACGCAGAGGGTGAGTTCAACGCCGCCGCAAAACTGGTTGAGGCCGCTCAGCTGATGGCGACCCAGCCCATGACACTGCAACTCCGTTACCTGCAAACCCTTACCGAGATAGGTGTCGAGAAAAATACCACCATCGTCTTTCCCCTTCCCATGGAGCTGATGAACCTGTTCAATAAGACATTCACGCCCGATGCGGCGCTGGAAAAGAAGGTCTAA
- a CDS encoding porin family protein has translation MLNVPRPLCVRALLFCLLVATAASAAKAQTSQNTGLDRQLSRLDIGVAASIVIGKDSSGTAIINTVPTTVNLTPSNTVGPLVTIRYTVKPLFGLEFNYGYARFTENFTPFGAPPPGSSLTGGVQQNTAEYTFGYVAHFRERHGITPFAGAGLGTLDFRPTPNGGEGLLPQARATYYYTVGGDYMLSKHWGARAQFREQFFLAPDFETNYLTIKQRTTNFQPGFGFFAHF, from the coding sequence ATGTTGAATGTGCCTCGCCCGTTGTGTGTCCGCGCTCTTCTGTTTTGCCTGCTGGTAGCGACGGCGGCCTCAGCCGCGAAGGCCCAAACCTCACAGAATACTGGTCTCGACCGCCAACTCTCCCGCCTCGACATCGGAGTGGCTGCTTCGATCGTCATTGGCAAGGACTCCAGCGGCACTGCGATCATCAATACCGTCCCGACGACCGTCAATCTGACCCCTAGTAACACCGTCGGTCCGCTGGTCACCATCCGCTACACGGTGAAACCCCTCTTCGGCTTAGAGTTCAACTACGGGTATGCGCGGTTTACCGAAAACTTCACTCCCTTCGGAGCTCCGCCTCCCGGCTCATCGCTAACGGGTGGCGTACAGCAGAACACTGCCGAATACACGTTTGGTTATGTGGCACACTTCCGCGAACGTCATGGCATCACACCCTTTGCGGGTGCAGGGTTGGGGACGCTCGACTTCCGTCCGACTCCCAATGGCGGTGAAGGCCTGCTCCCCCAGGCGCGCGCAACCTATTACTACACGGTGGGTGGCGACTATATGCTGTCGAAGCATTGGGGAGCGCGGGCGCAGTTCCGCGAGCAGTTCTTCCTCGCGCCAGACTTTGAGACGAATTATCTGACGATCAAGCAGCGCACGACGAACTTCCAACCTGGGTTCGGTTTTTTCGCCCACTTCTAG
- a CDS encoding tetratricopeptide repeat protein yields MQKHLWMVSLVLLCTLPGLSQSSAASDPSETGGRVVLVLPFDNRSGQTALAWVGDSFPDTLNQRLTSVGFLTITREDRQYALDHLGLPTDFRPSRATTIRIAQTLDADFVIVGSYTVSNGRIAVQAQVLEVEKLRLSAPLEDSSELPRLFDVENAIAWKVAKQIDPHLNVAQQTFLAASGGVQLSAFENYIRGTDATTSQERIKRLQLAVQANPNYSAALLALGKALYADREYDQAATTLAKIQPTDRRALEANFYLGLARFNTAKYAEAESAFTFVATRLPLPEVVNNQAVASSRQGHDAVPLFQRASTADPNDADYHYNLAVALLRRGDVAGAQREVDLALKLRPTDSEAAQLKANISAGRKIASPTAAATTTATDSDFDALERIRRTYSEASFRQAAFQLDQMRAIRMASLPPAEQATQYTQLGRDYLAEGLVPEAEREFQAALAANASSADAHAGLAQVRERSGSAADARAEAQTSLNLHPNVPAYLVLARIDLQASNTTSSAENVSKALQLDPKDPAALGMRQALQTRGQSLP; encoded by the coding sequence ATGCAGAAACACTTGTGGATGGTCTCACTGGTTCTGCTGTGCACCCTCCCCGGGCTCTCACAGTCCTCTGCGGCTTCAGACCCATCGGAGACCGGCGGACGCGTGGTGCTTGTACTCCCCTTTGATAACCGCTCCGGACAGACAGCGTTGGCGTGGGTCGGAGACTCATTTCCCGACACGCTCAATCAGCGTCTGACTTCCGTCGGATTTCTCACGATTACTCGTGAAGACCGGCAGTACGCGCTTGATCATCTTGGCCTTCCAACTGACTTCAGACCCTCGCGCGCGACGACCATTCGCATCGCTCAGACGCTCGATGCTGATTTTGTCATCGTGGGGAGCTATACGGTGTCCAACGGTCGCATTGCCGTCCAGGCGCAGGTTCTCGAGGTGGAGAAGCTGAGGCTCTCCGCGCCGCTCGAAGACTCGAGTGAACTGCCGCGCCTCTTTGACGTTGAAAATGCGATCGCTTGGAAGGTCGCCAAGCAGATCGATCCACATCTCAACGTCGCACAGCAGACTTTTCTGGCTGCCTCCGGTGGGGTTCAGTTGAGCGCGTTTGAAAATTACATTCGCGGCACGGATGCAACTACGTCGCAGGAGCGAATCAAGCGACTCCAGCTCGCTGTGCAGGCAAATCCTAACTACTCGGCTGCGCTTCTCGCTCTTGGCAAGGCCCTTTATGCAGATCGCGAGTACGATCAGGCGGCAACGACACTCGCAAAGATTCAGCCAACAGACCGGCGTGCTCTCGAAGCTAACTTCTACCTTGGACTCGCGCGCTTCAACACCGCAAAATACGCCGAGGCGGAGTCGGCCTTCACCTTTGTCGCAACTCGGCTTCCTCTCCCCGAGGTGGTCAACAATCAGGCCGTCGCGTCCAGTCGTCAGGGCCACGATGCCGTTCCCCTCTTTCAGCGAGCCTCGACGGCCGATCCCAACGACGCGGACTATCACTACAACCTTGCTGTTGCGTTGCTGCGCCGGGGCGACGTTGCAGGGGCTCAGCGGGAAGTCGATTTGGCACTCAAGCTGCGTCCGACGGACTCTGAAGCTGCACAGCTCAAGGCCAACATCAGTGCAGGTCGAAAGATTGCCTCACCCACAGCGGCCGCCACGACCACCGCTACCGATTCCGACTTCGATGCCCTGGAGCGCATCCGCCGCACCTATTCGGAAGCGTCATTCCGGCAGGCCGCCTTCCAGCTTGACCAGATGCGCGCGATTCGCATGGCGAGTCTCCCTCCCGCGGAACAGGCCACGCAGTACACGCAGCTTGGTCGCGACTATCTTGCCGAGGGACTTGTCCCCGAAGCGGAGCGTGAGTTCCAAGCCGCCCTCGCTGCCAATGCGTCCAGTGCCGATGCGCATGCCGGCCTCGCGCAGGTTCGCGAACGTAGCGGAAGCGCAGCAGATGCCCGTGCCGAGGCGCAGACATCTCTCAATCTTCACCCAAATGTTCCCGCCTATCTCGTACTCGCCCGCATCGATCTGCAGGCGAGCAATACGACGTCTTCGGCGGAGAACGTGAGCAAAGCGCTCCAGCTCGATCCGAAAGATCCGGCTGCGCTGGGCATGCGACAGGCTTTGCAGACACGCGGTCAGAGTTTGCCATGA
- a CDS encoding NfeD family protein yields MINATRFVVMLLMTISCVLPAKLTAASAPGVVVKLTIHDTIQPITADYLQRGLREAANVHAQAVIVSMGTPGGLLESTRVMVEAIENSPVPVIIFISPTGSRAGSAGFFLLEAADIAAMAPGTNAGAAHPIVEGRQLDPVLKEKIENDAAAFLRSYTSRRGRNVEAAEDAVRNSKSYSDEEALKLKLIDLVTTDDASLMTALDGREIHRFDGSTQTLHLKDAAILTTAPSMRERLLSKLADPNLAVLLLVLGALLIYLEFNVPGTVVPGSIGTLFVVLGLFGLNLLPVRHTAIVLLIAAVVLMLLESKFTSHGVLAVAGIASLVVGLATLVDGPIPEMRVHTSTALGAGLGFGTISFGLAWIALRARRSKVLTGPQAMIGGTAIVRTLLAPTGQVEIRGELWQASLRGQATLAPGSAVSVQAVEGLVLIVEPAQDSI; encoded by the coding sequence ATGATCAACGCCACGAGATTCGTCGTCATGCTGCTGATGACGATCTCCTGTGTGCTGCCCGCGAAGTTGACTGCTGCTTCGGCTCCTGGAGTGGTCGTCAAACTTACCATTCACGACACCATCCAGCCGATTACGGCGGACTATCTTCAGCGTGGTCTCCGCGAGGCTGCGAACGTTCACGCACAGGCGGTCATCGTCTCCATGGGCACGCCGGGTGGCCTGCTCGAGTCGACCCGCGTCATGGTGGAGGCGATTGAGAACTCGCCGGTGCCGGTCATCATCTTCATCTCGCCGACTGGCAGCAGAGCGGGTTCGGCTGGTTTCTTTCTTCTTGAAGCGGCAGACATCGCTGCCATGGCACCGGGAACGAACGCCGGTGCAGCTCATCCGATCGTGGAGGGACGTCAGCTCGATCCAGTCCTCAAGGAGAAGATTGAGAACGATGCCGCAGCTTTTCTGCGCTCTTATACCAGTCGTCGCGGCCGCAACGTTGAGGCCGCCGAGGACGCTGTACGGAACTCCAAGTCCTACAGCGACGAAGAGGCTCTCAAGTTGAAGCTGATCGATCTTGTCACGACCGATGATGCGTCCCTGATGACGGCGCTCGACGGCCGCGAGATTCATCGCTTCGACGGCAGCACCCAGACCCTGCACCTCAAGGACGCAGCGATCCTGACCACGGCACCTTCCATGCGTGAGCGGCTACTCAGCAAACTTGCTGATCCCAATCTTGCCGTGCTGCTGCTGGTCCTTGGCGCCCTTCTCATCTACCTCGAGTTCAATGTTCCCGGCACCGTCGTACCTGGGTCTATCGGAACTCTGTTCGTTGTCCTCGGTCTGTTCGGGTTGAATCTTCTTCCCGTCCGGCACACGGCGATTGTCCTGCTGATCGCTGCTGTCGTGCTGATGCTGCTGGAGTCGAAGTTCACCAGCCACGGGGTGCTCGCGGTGGCCGGCATTGCCTCGCTCGTCGTCGGTCTCGCCACACTGGTGGACGGTCCCATCCCCGAGATGCGGGTTCACACATCGACTGCTCTGGGGGCAGGGCTGGGTTTTGGCACGATCTCGTTCGGGCTTGCCTGGATCGCCCTGCGGGCACGCCGCAGCAAGGTCCTTACGGGGCCTCAGGCGATGATTGGAGGCACTGCCATCGTGCGCACCCTACTTGCGCCCACAGGCCAGGTCGAAATTCGGGGCGAACTCTGGCAGGCCAGTCTGCGCGGCCAGGCGACGCTCGCCCCCGGCTCCGCTGTGTCCGTGCAGGCCGTTGAGGGTCTGGTTCTGATCGTAGAACCCGCGCAGGACTCAATTTGA
- a CDS encoding DUF3467 domain-containing protein — protein MSQQNPSQPQDKQPQLKLTNAPDYRDGYANSVQVRMSVWDFFLVFGTMSQDSPEELNVKNFQGIYLSPQQAKALWNVLGHNLSQYEQTFGAITLEQLPHPEGPVN, from the coding sequence ATGAGCCAGCAGAACCCCAGTCAGCCACAGGATAAGCAGCCCCAACTCAAGCTCACCAACGCCCCCGATTATCGCGACGGCTATGCCAACAGTGTCCAGGTCCGCATGAGCGTGTGGGACTTCTTCCTGGTCTTCGGCACGATGAGCCAGGACAGCCCCGAAGAGCTGAACGTCAAGAACTTTCAGGGCATCTACCTGAGCCCGCAGCAGGCCAAAGCCTTGTGGAACGTGCTCGGCCATAATCTCTCGCAGTACGAGCAGACCTTCGGCGCCATCACGCTTGAGCAACTCCCCCATCCGGAAGGTCCCGTCAACTAA
- a CDS encoding tetratricopeptide repeat protein encodes MKAPSKISSVLALVLSASTLVAQHHHHDAEAGDPDVINSKLGSVHMPVSCQASVQAPFERGVALLHSFWFEEANKQFHAVAAADPQCAMAQWGIAMTEWRPLWDGMPDNRRLAAIAEIDQATALHAGTDRERRYIAALSGYLHSDPAQNDKATHAYADAMGALHAAYPDDVEATAFYGLALIASNEPRKALDVLEPGFQAHPDHPGFAHYIIHAADSPQFAEEGLPAAERYAAIAPDSAHALHMPGHLFARRGMWQEDVDSNLASVRASEYAEKHNLGGVGHQLHAYEFLLYAYLQQGKDADARQVLDRLEPLVAHLRSLPGIQDDGMALYSTYFQVEMPGIYFMELHDWKSVLAIPEPAGSIPSARYYRFWEQAIAAGRLRDVAAADKAAAGAEALYAQMATDASPIAAEREAAEGTIKAWQSFAHQNDEEALRLISAAADSQDRVGQAEVDIPAREMYADMLLTENRPAEALVQYRTALKLSPNRFNALYNAGRAAEAAGKPGEARTYYQQLMKTTDDGKHSQRPEVAYARNFLLKGSSGVM; translated from the coding sequence ATGAAAGCACCCTCAAAGATATCCTCGGTCCTTGCTCTTGTTCTCTCAGCGTCCACGCTTGTCGCACAACATCATCATCACGATGCAGAAGCCGGCGATCCTGACGTCATCAACTCGAAGCTTGGCTCTGTTCACATGCCCGTCTCCTGTCAGGCATCCGTGCAGGCTCCCTTCGAACGCGGTGTCGCGCTGCTTCACTCCTTCTGGTTTGAGGAGGCGAATAAGCAGTTCCACGCTGTAGCCGCAGCCGATCCCCAATGCGCCATGGCGCAGTGGGGAATCGCAATGACCGAGTGGCGTCCTCTATGGGACGGTATGCCGGACAACCGGCGACTGGCTGCTATCGCCGAGATCGACCAAGCCACCGCGCTCCACGCCGGCACTGACCGGGAGCGCCGCTACATCGCTGCTCTCAGCGGCTATCTCCACTCCGATCCTGCGCAGAACGACAAAGCCACGCACGCCTATGCCGACGCGATGGGTGCCCTTCACGCTGCCTATCCCGACGACGTCGAGGCGACCGCCTTCTACGGCCTTGCTCTTATTGCCAGTAACGAGCCACGCAAAGCGCTCGATGTCCTCGAGCCCGGCTTCCAGGCACATCCTGACCATCCCGGATTCGCCCACTACATCATTCACGCAGCCGATAGCCCGCAATTCGCTGAGGAGGGCCTGCCCGCTGCTGAAAGATATGCCGCCATCGCACCCGACTCCGCCCATGCCCTGCACATGCCCGGACATCTCTTCGCCCGGCGCGGAATGTGGCAGGAGGACGTGGACTCCAATCTAGCCTCCGTGCGCGCATCCGAGTACGCCGAAAAGCACAACCTCGGAGGGGTCGGGCATCAACTGCACGCCTACGAGTTTCTTCTCTACGCCTATCTCCAGCAGGGCAAAGATGCCGATGCCCGTCAGGTTCTGGATCGTCTGGAACCCTTGGTCGCACATCTTCGTTCGCTGCCCGGCATCCAGGATGACGGCATGGCTCTATACAGCACCTACTTCCAGGTGGAGATGCCTGGGATCTATTTCATGGAACTCCACGACTGGAAGTCCGTCCTCGCCATTCCAGAGCCTGCCGGTTCTATCCCCTCCGCAAGGTATTACCGCTTCTGGGAGCAGGCTATTGCCGCAGGACGTCTGCGCGATGTCGCTGCTGCAGATAAAGCCGCCGCCGGTGCCGAAGCTCTCTACGCGCAAATGGCAACCGATGCCAGCCCGATCGCGGCGGAAAGAGAAGCTGCCGAGGGCACCATCAAAGCTTGGCAAAGCTTCGCACACCAAAACGACGAGGAAGCCCTTCGCCTGATCAGCGCCGCAGCCGACAGCCAGGACCGCGTTGGTCAAGCCGAGGTCGACATCCCCGCACGCGAGATGTACGCAGACATGCTGCTCACAGAGAACCGTCCCGCTGAAGCTCTCGTGCAGTACCGCACGGCTCTGAAGCTGAGTCCCAACCGGTTCAACGCGCTCTACAACGCCGGCCGCGCTGCAGAGGCGGCAGGTAAGCCGGGCGAAGCCCGAACGTACTACCAGCAACTGATGAAGACAACCGATGATGGCAAACATTCACAGCGTCCAGAGGTCGCCTACGCCAGAAACTTTCTGCTGAAAGGATCATCTGGCGTGATGTAA
- a CDS encoding SPOR domain-containing protein: MSSRYEVDNDVRDFHDTREQDREISLGTTTILGIFFVLALLCAVFFGFGYSLGRRSAHPTPVADEPIAASTENAAAKPAPGSLVNQAAAASLKPPAGGSQPSVSASDASDVTTDQSSQIPAPAPVKAALTSSQPTPHAETVAKPSPKAAAMVSAAAATPSAGVALVQVAAVSHQEDADVLVTALKRRGYNVTVRHEPQDKLLHVQIGPFATKKDADAMRQHLQTDGYNAIVK; encoded by the coding sequence TTGAGCAGCCGATACGAAGTTGATAACGATGTGCGGGATTTTCATGACACTCGCGAACAGGATCGCGAGATATCACTTGGAACCACAACCATCCTTGGCATCTTCTTCGTTCTTGCGCTGCTCTGCGCGGTCTTCTTCGGATTTGGGTATTCGTTAGGCAGACGGTCGGCACATCCGACACCAGTAGCGGACGAACCGATTGCAGCGAGCACGGAGAACGCAGCCGCCAAACCAGCCCCAGGCAGCCTTGTGAATCAAGCCGCTGCCGCTTCTTTAAAGCCACCCGCCGGCGGAAGCCAACCTTCGGTATCTGCTTCTGACGCGTCCGACGTTACGACTGACCAGAGTTCGCAGATACCTGCTCCCGCCCCGGTCAAGGCTGCACTGACAAGTTCACAGCCTACCCCACACGCCGAAACCGTCGCAAAGCCGTCACCAAAGGCCGCTGCCATGGTGTCTGCTGCAGCCGCAACACCGTCCGCGGGAGTCGCTCTTGTTCAAGTTGCCGCGGTCTCGCATCAGGAGGACGCGGACGTTCTCGTCACCGCCCTCAAGCGTCGAGGCTACAACGTCACGGTTCGCCATGAGCCGCAAGACAAGCTTCTCCATGTGCAGATCGGGCCGTTCGCGACCAAGAAAGATGCGGACGCGATGCGCCAGCACCTTCAGACAGACGGCTACAACGCCATCGTCAAGTAA
- a CDS encoding lysophospholipid acyltransferase family protein, producing the protein MFATFKLVFVYITLGPIAGFVGIPYTLLIGDITRLYRAAMWVTNAGVRAAGIKIDIGGFENIPAGRSCIFMSNHVSNLDPPVTIPLIPGRSSVLLKKELMSIPILGRAMRMAKFVPVERGSRRDTAQASVAAAADALRSGLHMLVYPEGTRSLDGRLSTFKKGPFFLAQETKAPIIPVAVSGTQSMMRKGSSAITPGVARIQLLPAIDPVNYATRDELMRAVRTAIAEALPAEMKPADYLTMAL; encoded by the coding sequence ATGTTCGCGACCTTCAAGCTCGTCTTTGTCTACATCACACTCGGTCCAATCGCAGGATTTGTCGGCATCCCCTACACGCTGCTGATTGGTGACATTACCCGGCTCTATCGCGCTGCGATGTGGGTTACAAACGCGGGCGTTCGTGCGGCTGGAATCAAAATCGACATCGGTGGATTCGAGAATATTCCGGCGGGTCGCAGCTGCATCTTCATGAGCAATCACGTGTCGAATCTTGACCCGCCGGTTACGATTCCCTTGATCCCCGGGCGTAGTTCGGTGCTGCTCAAAAAAGAGTTGATGAGTATTCCAATTCTCGGCCGCGCAATGCGCATGGCGAAGTTTGTGCCAGTCGAGCGTGGCAGCCGTCGCGATACGGCGCAGGCGAGCGTTGCTGCGGCTGCAGATGCGTTACGGTCGGGGCTGCACATGCTGGTATATCCGGAGGGAACGCGCTCCTTGGACGGAAGGCTCTCGACCTTTAAGAAGGGGCCATTCTTTTTGGCGCAGGAGACCAAGGCGCCGATCATCCCCGTTGCAGTCTCCGGCACCCAGAGCATGATGCGGAAGGGAAGCAGCGCGATTACACCAGGGGTGGCGCGGATTCAACTCCTTCCCGCGATTGATCCGGTGAACTATGCGACGCGGGATGAGCTGATGCGAGCGGTCAGGACCGCCATTGCAGAGGCGCTTCCAGCAGAGATGAAGCCGGCGGATTACTTGACGATGGCGTTGTAG
- the mpl gene encoding UDP-N-acetylmuramate:L-alanyl-gamma-D-glutamyl-meso-diaminopimelate ligase, which yields MKTSKHIHLIGICGTAMASLAGMLQLQGHRVTGSDTAAYPPMSDLLASLNIPIHEPYSEKNLDPRPDLVVVGNAISRGNVELEHVLDTRIPFCSMASILHDEFLPGRESLVVAGTHGKTTTTSMLAWIYQAASRRNAALAPSFLIGGVAENFGTSFMVRPAKPFILEGDEYDTAFFDKGPKFLHYFPDALILTHVEFDHADIYADLPAVKTAFKRLVNLVPRRGRIVAYDGSENVSECVEKAFCAVERYGFNPLSHWRLTDLRHEGSVTRWSLTRAGVPFADLMLPMAGAHNALNATAAAALAAGQGLPTEDIVEALATFKSVKRRLEVRAVVGGVTIIDDFAHHPTAIRETLRALRESYQGRRLWAVLEPRSNTLRRNVFELDLVESLALADQVVLASVFKSENIPAAERLHPEHVVAALNARKIPSALLADADAIVETIVPQLREGDVLAILSNGGFGGIYEKLPAAIATRAPVTS from the coding sequence ATGAAAACTTCGAAGCACATCCATCTCATCGGCATCTGTGGCACCGCAATGGCCTCGCTCGCCGGGATGTTGCAGTTGCAGGGCCACAGGGTCACCGGCTCGGACACCGCGGCCTATCCGCCGATGAGCGACCTGCTCGCCTCGCTCAATATCCCGATTCACGAGCCGTACTCTGAGAAGAATCTCGACCCGCGCCCTGACTTGGTGGTCGTTGGCAATGCGATCTCGCGGGGTAACGTTGAGCTGGAGCACGTCCTCGATACTCGCATTCCATTTTGTTCAATGGCTTCGATTCTGCACGATGAGTTTCTTCCGGGTCGCGAGTCGCTTGTTGTGGCCGGTACACACGGCAAGACCACGACGACCAGCATGCTCGCCTGGATCTACCAGGCTGCCTCGCGACGGAACGCAGCACTTGCACCATCCTTTCTCATCGGTGGCGTTGCCGAGAACTTCGGTACCAGCTTCATGGTTCGTCCTGCGAAGCCTTTCATTCTTGAAGGCGACGAGTACGATACGGCATTCTTCGACAAAGGGCCGAAGTTTCTCCACTACTTTCCCGACGCGCTCATCCTGACGCACGTTGAGTTTGATCATGCCGATATCTACGCAGATTTGCCCGCGGTGAAGACTGCGTTCAAGCGCCTCGTCAACCTTGTCCCGCGACGTGGACGGATTGTTGCGTATGACGGCAGCGAAAATGTGAGCGAGTGTGTCGAGAAGGCGTTTTGCGCGGTAGAGCGTTATGGATTTAATCCTTTATCCCACTGGCGGCTGACCGATCTACGCCACGAAGGGTCCGTCACCCGCTGGTCGCTTACGCGCGCGGGTGTTCCGTTTGCTGATCTCATGCTTCCGATGGCTGGTGCTCACAACGCGCTGAACGCAACAGCCGCTGCCGCATTAGCAGCAGGGCAGGGCCTCCCAACCGAGGACATCGTCGAGGCGCTGGCAACCTTCAAGAGCGTCAAACGACGCCTGGAGGTCCGCGCTGTCGTTGGCGGCGTCACGATCATCGACGATTTTGCTCATCACCCTACGGCTATCCGGGAGACGCTTCGCGCTTTGCGTGAATCGTATCAAGGACGTCGGCTGTGGGCTGTGCTGGAACCACGTTCGAATACGCTTCGTCGTAATGTCTTCGAGCTTGATCTTGTGGAGAGTCTCGCACTGGCCGACCAGGTCGTGCTGGCGTCGGTCTTCAAGTCCGAGAACATTCCGGCGGCAGAGCGTCTGCACCCTGAGCACGTCGTCGCAGCGCTGAATGCCCGTAAGATTCCGTCCGCGCTGCTGGCCGATGCCGATGCAATCGTCGAGACGATTGTCCCTCAGCTTCGAGAGGGAGATGTCCTCGCCATCCTCTCAAACGGCGGCTTTGGCGGTATCTATGAGAAGCTGCCTGCCGCCATCGCAACGCGAGCTCCCGTCACTTCGTAG